One window of the Coregonus clupeaformis isolate EN_2021a unplaced genomic scaffold, ASM2061545v1 scaf0009, whole genome shotgun sequence genome contains the following:
- the LOC121574691 gene encoding SIN3-HDAC complex-associated factor encodes MFGFHKPKMYRSLDGCCICRAKSSSSRFTDSKRYERDFHSCFGLSEVRFGEICNACVLLVKRWKKLPAGSIKNWNHVVDAKGSGSSWKTTVRSKKMKRRARPSQISRVQKELKRRNSDAHSTTSSASPAHSPSYSNQSDECSDVELSPGAVHSPVFSFLDLTYWKRQKVCCGIIYKGRFGEVLLVPHLYKPCCQKKRQHEPKEEGEEEAQVSRENLMSPAPPNNPLLPQVKDHEEVRGGGTVGI; translated from the exons ATGTTTGGCTTCCACAAGCCCAAGATGTACCGGAGCCTAGACGGCTGCTGTATCTGCCGGGCCAAGTCCTCGAGCTCCCGCTTCACCGACAGCAAGCGCTACGAGCGGGACTTTCACAGCTGCTTTGG GCTGAGTGAGGTGCGTTTTGGGGAGATCTGTAATGCCTGTGTTCTCCTGGTGAAAAGGTGGAAGAAACTCCCAGCTGGATCCATAAAGAACTGGAATCAT GTTGTTGATGCTAAAGGTTCAGGGTCAAGCTGGAAGACAACAGTGAGGTCCaagaagatgaagaggagagcCAGGCCAAGCCAGATCAGCCGAGTGCAGAAGGAGCTCAAGAGACGCA ACTCTGATGCCCACAGCACAACCTCCAGTGCCTCCCCCGCCCATTCTCCCAGCTACAGCAACCAATCAGACGAGTGCTCGGACGTGGAACTCTCACCAGGTGCCGTCCACTCGCCAGTCTTCTCTTTCCTGGACCTCACCTACTGGAAAAG GCAGAAGGTGTGCTGTGGCATCATCTACAAGGGACGCTTCGGAGAGGTACTCTTAGTCCCCCACCTCTACAAGCCCTGCTGTCAAAAGAAACGACAGCACGAGCcaaaagaggaaggagaggaggaagcacAGGTGAGCAGAGAGAACCTGATGAGCCCCGCGCCACCGAACAACCCCCTGCTCCCCCAGGTCAAAGACCACGAGGAGGTGCGAGGGGGAGGAACAGTGGGAATTTGA